One Hypomesus transpacificus isolate Combined female chromosome 21, fHypTra1, whole genome shotgun sequence genomic window, ATCAAAATCACTCTTCTTGCAGAATGTATTGTTACATTCTTGACATTCCGATGTTCTCATCATGTGACGAACCAACAGATACTTCCAAATGAACGTTCTGTTACATTCTTGACACTGAAATGGTTGCTCTCCTGTATGTTTTCTCACATGAACAAGAAACTGAGGCCTCCGCATGAAACTTTCGTTACATTCTGGACACCGAtacggtttctctcctgtgtgcatCCTCATGTGGTCAACCAAAGCAGACTGCTGTCGAAAGGTCTTGTTACACTGTTGACACAGAAacggtctctctcctgtgtgtgtcctcgtgTGTCCCACTAGATTACACTTATAAGCAAAACGTTTGCTACAATGTTGACACTGATATGgtttttctcctgtgtgtgtcctcctatGATCAACCAAGCTAGATCTCTGGCTAAAAGATTTgtcacattgttgacactgaaagGGTTTTTCTCcggtgtgtgttctcatgtgatCAACAAGATGACCTTTTTGAGCATattgtttgttacattgttgacaatgaaaaggtttctctcctgtgtgtgttctcatgtgcTTGATCAAATGAGATTTAGATATAAAAGTTTTgctacattgttgacactgatgtCTTGTTTTTACGCTGTGACTTCCCTGTGATCTATTGTGTCCTGGAGGAGCCTCATTattttgtgttctgttctgtaaaagtatcactcctccatgttcctcctcctccaaactcTGAGCTGCAGGACAGTCTGGAGCTACAACAGAGATGGGCTGAGAGTCACCGCTTGGTTTTGGTGCTGCAGAGTCTTGTTCATCAGGCTCTGCTTTGATTTGCTCCTCAGTTGTGTTGGTGGGTAGagagtctccttctctgtcctccactttAACAGTCTGGACAAGATGTGAACATTCAGAGGAGACCTCCTGATCAGAATAATGTTCCACACTGAGAGAAGTGAAGATGGAGtctgtagtttcagactgcagtccttggagctgctcttcctcTTGACTGGTCCACAgttcctgttcctctttaatctgtgggggctccgggaaagagagctgctgcactcctgggggaagaagaggaaagACAACCGTTAGATGTAGCCTCTGTAAGGGACAGTATGGTTGGTCATCATTCTGTTACTTTAGCCTGTTACACGTTTATGATGTGATCATAGGTTTGATATGGAcgagagaaaaaataaaaagttcACTTGTGTCAGTAGCTTAACACGCCTGGCAAGTAAAGATTTTGACAAAAAAAATTACCATTCGAATTTGAGTAGCCTGAAATTCCTAAGCTTGAATTTTTGGACAATTCTATGCTGTTCTATGTTGTTAGTTGTTACTAACGATGGAAGTTATTGTTAGTTTACATTAAATTGAGCTTGGTTAGCAGTCACACACATAGTTTTCCTAAATGAAATTTTGCTTAGAATTAAAAGCTTGGGACGGCCTGAGTTCGACGAACTGTTCAATTTTCACGTGACCGTTCCATAGGCCAGCTGAGCCAAAGTCACGTGAAAATCGAACGATTTGTTCACCTCTTTGTGAGTCTTCGGATGTTTATCAAACCACATTTTTTTccattcttgtgttcttgcaaactTGTTTGACTTCATCTTTCATttcccaagtacggttccaatccaaagaacacaagtcaccaagaacgccaaaaatacctggAAATGTTCTTCAtccgaggatgcatcggatggtgacttggtcAGCAAGAACACATCTGACTTACTAAAAGTCATTACAAGAACACATCTGACTTACTAAAAGTCATTACAAGAACACATCTGACTTACTAAaagtcattgcaagaacacACGCATCTCaaatagtgatgggaagtttgaATCATTTTAATgactcggttctttgaatctcgttcacaGGGGCGGATATAGAAAAATAtggagattttgaggggtggcaccccgTTAGCCTTGCACTTTTCTAATATTAGTCATTAATAGATCATTCCTCTGGTGtggtctgctgtctctctccgctATCTCTGCTGCCTTGCTTCCTTGAGCTGGAGTCTTCTATGGTCAGTTTGAGCCTATCTTGTGTTCAAATGAAAGCAACTTCGGTCGGCTGAGTGTGGAGGGTGGCTGGAATTATCTCATGCTGCATTTACTTGCATTCAGATATTAGAAATTAGCTCTCGCAAATGTCCGATGagccacaacttttctttgttttcaaagctgccaactggggtggcagctggAGTGGCAATATTATTTATAGGCTGGCTGTTGCCACCCTTTGCCACCCtggtagatccgcccctgctcGTTCAGCAAAATGGGGGAGTGTATGTAAACCAGCAGACGCTATTTTAAGAAAAAATGTTGCATTCTAAAAATGCATTATGACAATTTGTATGATGTGACATGCtcattatcacactagcatttaaacaTCACGGGAAACAAATACACTTCCTTGAACTGTAAGTAAAGTCCAAAACCTGTCATTATTacttgtgaacgaatatcattcaagtcttactaaacctagtcacgcgagagtgaatgaggtaaacaaatattttctgtttcctcttctgagcctatgcaggtcacgtgaaaaattatccaaagtcTGGTTCCTGTGAGAAACTGCTAGGTGTAGTATAGTATGACGTGAATGAGATTTGTTCACAAGTCATAATAACAGCTTTTGTTTATGTAACTTTTTTTGTTTAATCTCGGCCAcaaaaaaatgaacaaatcactgAGACTACTCGTTACTCACGAGTCATAGGCTACTaaagatgacatcactaatctcaAATCGTTCCCGTCCTCGCGGTCTTGCAAGACCGTTCTCGCAAAACGCTTGGCAAGTACGTTCATATGGTTATTTGGATTGATAGACAGCCTTCAagtcgttcacgaacgacacattaCGATTGAGTATAAATATCGAACCTGTTCGGTGTAGCTTGATCTCGGGCTGAGTAACAACGTCCAACAGCCGTTGTAGccgcttcctctcctcctctgagcgAGAGATTTGTTCTTTATACTCAGCAAGCGTTTTTTCAACTCCTCCGAAAATCTCCAAAGCTGCCGTTGATAATATCTCACTGATGAATTCTCTAAACAATTCTGATTTAGACATTTTTGCAGTAATactttgtacagagatgtttgCAAGAGCTCCTGGCTCTCTCGCTCGCCCAGTGGAGTTCATAGTGAACAGTAGCCTACCGACGCCCTGCTCAGCCAAAATACGGCCCTCCTTTACTACCTTCTGAATATCTCCTGTAAATGACACCTGCAGTTCATAGTTCTGTAATCCACTGCATTAACACTGCCCTTCAAAGAACTGTACTACTTGCTAGTCCAGTGGTCCCACTCGCAGTGTAAGCGTTTCCGCTTCCCGCAAGTAAATTCTTGCCGGATGTAAACAATATAGATTTATTTTTACCGTTGTCCGACAACGTAGATAAAACAGCTTCCTGCTGTAGTGGTATTACTTTTTAATGATTTAGGTCGTTACAGTTATCAAAATCTAACTTACACCACAGGACACATTTAAGAATTTACAATGACAAGAATCCAACCAATGACGTTCATTACAGACACTGTAGATAGAAACTGATTGGTCGAAGGCTTAACGGAcctccttcaaaatgtacaatgtttaAAATATGTCTCCATGTTCAGACTTTCATAACTTTCATAATCAcaaattataattattatttggtgtgtgtttgtgaatccaTTCTATCTTTCATATATTCTGCCTGGCTTCCATTTTCTCAATTTTCTCCCTAGGGGTTTAAAGTAGAAGGAAGGAGTTTCACCATCCAGGCTGCTGGCTTGCCCGCTAGCCATCCGGGCTGCAAGTCAGCCCcttcaccagcagggggcaccaCAGGTCGTTCCTCAACACGGAGACAGACCACTCATCATGCAATTTACAGACCATCAAATCAACGGCACTTAAGGATGGAACTGtggtttgttttcttttttatataaactatgcatttgttgttttgacacacATGCTAGGGAATATAATTTGTAAATTAACTGCATTGTTACAATGTATAAAGTAATAGTAATTGTAACACTCACTATCTCTCTGTTACATTGGAAATGTAAAGCCTGTAACCTATTCCATACAGACTGAGGGTATCGTTTATCTGTGGGAATATGGAAATGTGTTTATTATTATAGTtaattatttttatgtttttttgtttttatcttTTATTTATTGTGACCAACCAACAACTTTCTTCGAATACAATTACATATTTTTGCGATATttgatattttattttgttgttgtcgttgAAATGTGGAATAGGCCTAAAGCAATAGATCCTCCTGCCTTCAAATGCATACCGTAAGCTACAAATCTAAAGTTGAACCGTGCGTTTAGCAGCCGGGTGTAGACGTCTTTTTGCGTCCGTATAGAACTTTTTCCACAgagagtagtgatgggaagttcggttctttttactgattcggttctttgaatctcgttcagtaaaatgaacgaatcttttttcgagtcatttgttcatttcaggggggggggggggggggggggggggttgggggctgggggctatacgtccactgcaaaggacgtatagcccctatacgtccactgtaggttagtgcatgacatgtgcaccagcaaatactatttcaaaataaattcctgcattaaaataatgtatcatgagtttgtatgatttggtcgtgtattatcacactagcacttaattatcacgtcaaacaattacactgcactaaactgtaagtgtaaatgtaaagtgaaaataacaaaaccagtcagtatgatgacttgagcgaatatcattcattcacgtcttactaaaacagcggccacgcgaaagggaataaggaaactgtttcctctactaaaaaatacaatgcgggtcacgtgaaaaagggatccaaagactcgtagaaagaccgagtcgggaaaggaacgaatcgttcgtttcctcttgctacagcctatacaggtcacgtgaaaaatgatccaaaaactcgtagaaagaccgagtcgggaaaggaacgaatcgttcgtttcctcttgctacagcctatacaggtcacgtgaaaaatgatccaaagactcgtagaaagaccgagtcgggaaagaaacgaatcgttcgtttcctctagctacagagcctatgcaggtcacgtgaaaaatgatccaaagactcgtagaaagaccgagtcgggaaatgaacgaatcactcgttgagaggactcgttactcccgagtccttataaggattcgttcaaaatgaacgaatcgttcacgaacgacacatcactaacagAGAGTAGAAGCTCACCAAAAATCCAAAAAGCCAAATTTATAGGTAAGAATGTTAAGAGTATTCATGCAGTCGATGTGGATGCTGTGGGGTTGTATTAAACGTTTTCGGAGACGGTGAAAAAGAGTTTCGCCCACGCAACCCTCAGTCCTCGGAGAGGGCGCGGATACAAAGCTTGACAAAAGCTACATTTTAAAGTTGTAcatgttttagaaaagaaaaaaaagattttcaaTCGGTAGTTATGTATTTTCTCAAACTAAAGGCCTACTTTCAACAAAAACGTGTTGGatcccattttttttttactattcaGGTTACATAACCGACATAGATTCGCGTAGTTTTTTCCGGGAAGTTCAAGACTTCAAGTGTAAAATGTCGACACAGGTCAACAGGTATTCGACAGGTTGTTGCTGAGCAACAGGCCACATTGTTATTCCTGCTCTGGCATGGTCTTTAGAGGTCAGGTTAGATGTAAAAGCAAGGGTGACAACTGTTTAGTTTTATTCGCAAAACCATCTTCAGTGCGCTAGGAGCATATTGTATCCTCATGTGATTAGCTCTTTATTGAACCACAATTATGCTTCATTTCACTTGTATCACCTACATATTATTGCTATTTTGAATTCCAAATTTAATAACTTGTACTTAATGTTACTAGATATTTGTGTACTAGTTTAGATTACATTAACACTGAGAGTGTTAAACCAGTTTTGAGTACAGTTATCTTATGAACAGCTGAACAGGATCTTTGAGATGTGTGTCCTTATCAAGCACAAAACGATATTTACATAAATCTAGGTTTACGTTATAGCCTACTGCTGTTAGAACggaatatgtctgtgtgtgtgactgtgtgtgtgtgtgtgtgtgtgtgtagatggagGATGTCCCTGAGGAGAAGACGGAGGGTGAAGGAGATGAGGTGTCTGGTGAAGGACCCAGCTCCTCTAAACACACTgggtgagagagactgagaacaACAGCTATTTACAGGACACTGTCTCTGTTACTGAACAGTAAATATATAGAGGATCAATGAGCCTCCATGACGCTGATCAGATACAGACTGTGTGTTCAGTGAGTATCACAGGATGtgatgggggggtggaggagcactgtgtgactgtttcctgtttgactgtttcctgtgtgactgtttcctgtttgactgtttcctgtgtgactgtttcctgtttgactgtttcctgtgtgactgATCCTATTTGCAGCAAACTAATGAGGAGGACCTCCCTACAGAGGATCAAGGAAGAGGTAAGACAACAGACAACTTAAGATACTGTACTACTGGATACAAGTCAGATACACTAACCACTTAAATGCATTATATctacgtatgtgtgtgaatggtgtgtgtatatgtctgtttgtgtgtgcatgtatgactgtgtgtgtgtatggtcttgtttaactaccaTTGTAAACTTGAAACTACCTTTTGCTGGGCCCCACAACTTTAACGCAGTTTTATGGTTGGAATTATGCATATGTatgtactacacacacatgtgtgtttATATACTTATATACAATaacaaatatgtgtgtgtgtagacccagAGGGATCCAGAAGGGCTCCAGCTATCTGATGATGGTTCCAGCTCGTCGAGTACATTATCACCATTAAGACAGGAAAGCCCAGTCTACGCTTACCGTCCCGCCCCTATTAAAAGGGAGTATGATTGTAAGAGACCAAGAGACAACAGACCCAttccaacattgtatttatccactcttccttccctccctccttctcccgtAGATGGAAGATGACAAGTGACAACAGGCCCATTCTAACATCTTATTTGTCAATTTTTCCTTAATCCAATGTTGGAAACAGCAATGTTCATGGTGAGCAAATGTTTAACTGGCATTTGTGGGTGAATATATagacatatactgtacatgaaCCTCTCAACATAAAAATCTAATATTTTTCCTTCTCCTACTATAAAATCCTAAACTGCCAGAGGTCCAATG contains:
- the LOC124483412 gene encoding putative zinc finger protein 286B — encoded protein: MNSTGRAREPGALANISVQSITAKMSKSELFREFISEILSTAALEIFGGVEKTLAEYKEQISRSEEERKRLQRLLDVVTQPEIKLHRTGVQQLSFPEPPQIKEEQELWTSQEEEQLQGLQSETTDSIFTSLSVEHYSDQEVSSECSHLVQTVKVEDREGDSLPTNTTEEQIKAEPDEQDSAAPKPSGDSQPISVVAPDCPAAQSLEEEEHGGVILLQNRTQNNEAPPGHNRSQGSHSVKTRHQCQQCSKTFISKSHLIKHMRTHTGEKPFHCQQCNKQYAQKGHLVDHMRTHTGEKPFQCQQCDKSFSQRSSLVDHRRTHTGEKPYQCQHCSKRFAYKCNLVGHTRTHTGERPFLCQQCNKTFRQQSALVDHMRMHTGEKPYRCPECNESFMRRPQFLVHVRKHTGEQPFQCQECNRTFIWKYLLVRHMMRTSECQECNNTFCKKSDFDDHMRTHTGQLSY